TACGCCGGCGGATCATTCTTCTGTTTGTTTACAATCCAAACAAAGAATACTATTTGAGCGAGATCGCGCGGACCATTGGGGCGTCTTCGGGCACGGCGCAAAGAGAACTCAACCGCCTGCTGTTGGCCGATCTGGCGTCTTTTAAGCAGCGCGGCCGGCAAAAGCTTTACTCGCTTAATAAAAGCTACGCTCTGCTTAATGAGGTTGGCTCTATAATTAAAAAGACCTTCGGCGTTGAACTCGAGCTGAAAAAGGCGCTGGGGAAAATCACGGCTATTCAATTCGCGTTCCTTTTCGGTTCTTATGTTAAAGGCGGCTTTAAGTCCGATTCCGACATCGATTTGTTTATTATTGGCCCGGTCGATGAAGACGCCGTCTACCAGGCCGTAAGCGAGGTGGAAAAGACCATCTGTCGGACTATAAACTATCATTTATCAACCGCCTCCGACTTCCTCAAAAAGCTCAAG
This window of the Candidatus Margulisiibacteriota bacterium genome carries:
- a CDS encoding nucleotidyltransferase domain-containing protein, with the translated sequence MSKSKIRRRIILLFVYNPNKEYYLSEIARTIGASSGTAQRELNRLLLADLASFKQRGRQKLYSLNKSYALLNEVGSIIKKTFGVELELKKALGKITAIQFAFLFGSYVKGGFKSDSDIDLFIIGPVDEDAVYQAVSEVEKTICRTINYHLSTASDFLKKLKDRYFYKEILKDHLLIKGDDYEFSRFIKPAN